GCCCTTCAAGACCACGCTCTTCGCGGCCTTCCTCGCCGCCCCCCTGCGCGACCGGTTGCAGGTGCAGGCCATGAGCCTGCGCTACCACGCCCCCGAGGGCCGCGACGCGCGGTTCTACGGCTGGTGGGGGGACATGGATTTCGGGCCGTCGCTGCTGATGGTGCTGGCGCAGGCGCGGCAGGGCCGCGTGTCGGTGGTGCGGCACCCGGCGCTGCGTGTGGCCGAGATGGCGGACCGCAAGAGTCTTGCGCAGGGGCTGGAGCAACAGGTCCGCGACGGCCATCGATCCGGCTGAGCGCCCCGGAATTTTCCGAAAATTCCGGGCCGAATTTCCCGTGGAAATTCGTTGCCCGCCTCAGCCGCGCCCCAGAAGGCCGCGCAACGCCGCCAGCGGGTCCCCGGCCTGCCAGATCTCTTCGCCGACCGACAGGAAGTCCGTGACCTGCGAAAGCTCGGCCACTGCGTCGGCGGTCAGCCCGCCCTCGGCCACCACCGGCACCTCGATCATCTCGGACCACCATTCGAACAGGGCGCGTTCCGCCAGCGCGCCGTCCCCCAGCGCGCCCGAAACGGGACCGAAAGAGACATAGTCCGCTCCGGCCTCTCCGGCGTTCATGCCGTCGTGGCGCGACTGTCCGCAGAAGGCGCCGACGATGGCATCCGCCCCCAGCGTCTTGCGCGCCGCCCGGACAGAGCGCGCGCCGTCCAGCAGATGCACGCCGTCCAGCCCCAGCCGGTCGGCCAGCACAACATGGGTGTCGATCACCAGCGCCACCTCTGCCGCATGGGCGACCTCGCGCACGGCGTCGGCGGCGCGTGTCAGGCGATCCTCGTCGCGGGTCGCCAGCGACAGGCGCAGGCAGGCGATCTCTTCGCCCTCCAGCACCCGGGCCAGCTGGGCGGGAAAGCTGCCGAGG
This region of Ponticoccus alexandrii genomic DNA includes:
- a CDS encoding thiamine phosphate synthase, with the protein product MTDTAAAPQIYLVTPPEFDLGSFPAQLARVLEGEEIACLRLSLATRDEDRLTRAADAVREVAHAAEVALVIDTHVVLADRLGLDGVHLLDGARSVRAARKTLGADAIVGAFCGQSRHDGMNAGEAGADYVSFGPVSGALGDGALAERALFEWWSEMIEVPVVAEGGLTADAVAELSQVTDFLSVGEEIWQAGDPLAALRGLLGRG